Proteins co-encoded in one Hymenobacter swuensis DY53 genomic window:
- a CDS encoding M28 family metallopeptidase: MSIRRLLLAGLLAATPLLAPAQKKPANALGAIKEADIKADLFALADDKYRGREGGTLDELRASVWLAEKMRALGLQPAGDDGTFFQFFNLQRTRLTKASRLSIGAHPLRPNHDALVFAPTTYAVQAPLVYVGTGTAAELAKTDIKGKAVALLFSGQPPADMSFRRYLSQVLRDKSAELLKAGAVAVVFVADDRAQNIYEHWDHTYERGRYGLPGDANVAAVTTAPTLLLPASALSWVQQAGQQFTADLRTESFQYPSVNIVATVPGTDAQLKNEYVLFSTHQDHDGVREAVQGDSIWNGADDNATGCAALLAIMRAYKQQPARRSALFVFHGAEERGLLGSRYYSAKPTVPQKSIVAVLNAEMMGRNTPDSAALLGSIPPHLNSSDLVKTALEANQQGPKFKLDTKWDQASHPEGWYFRSDHLPYARLGIPAVMYTSWLHPDYHTPKDEASRIDYGKLLRMTQWMYLTGWAVANRPTSPAREPGFKLER, translated from the coding sequence ATGTCCATTCGTCGGCTGCTGCTGGCTGGGTTGCTGGCGGCGACTCCGCTGCTGGCGCCGGCCCAGAAAAAGCCCGCCAACGCCCTCGGTGCCATCAAGGAAGCCGACATCAAAGCCGACCTGTTTGCCCTGGCCGACGACAAGTACCGGGGCCGGGAAGGCGGCACCCTCGATGAGCTGCGGGCCAGCGTGTGGCTGGCCGAGAAGATGCGCGCCCTGGGCCTGCAGCCCGCCGGCGACGACGGCACCTTCTTCCAGTTCTTCAACCTGCAGCGCACCCGCCTCACCAAAGCCAGCCGCCTGAGCATCGGCGCGCACCCGCTGCGGCCCAACCACGATGCCCTAGTGTTTGCGCCCACCACCTACGCCGTGCAGGCCCCGCTGGTGTACGTGGGCACCGGCACGGCCGCCGAGCTGGCCAAAACCGACATCAAAGGCAAGGCCGTGGCCCTGCTGTTCTCGGGTCAGCCCCCGGCCGACATGAGCTTCCGGCGCTACCTGAGCCAGGTGCTGCGCGATAAGTCGGCCGAGCTGCTGAAGGCCGGGGCGGTGGCCGTGGTGTTTGTGGCCGACGACCGGGCCCAAAACATTTACGAGCACTGGGACCATACCTACGAGCGGGGCCGCTATGGTTTGCCCGGCGACGCCAACGTGGCCGCCGTCACCACCGCCCCCACCCTACTACTGCCCGCCAGCGCCCTGAGCTGGGTGCAGCAGGCCGGCCAGCAGTTCACGGCCGATTTGCGCACCGAGTCGTTCCAGTACCCTTCGGTGAATATCGTGGCTACCGTACCGGGCACCGATGCCCAGCTCAAAAACGAGTACGTGCTGTTCAGCACCCACCAGGACCACGACGGGGTGCGCGAGGCTGTGCAGGGCGACTCCATCTGGAACGGGGCCGACGACAACGCCACCGGCTGCGCCGCCCTGCTGGCCATCATGAGGGCCTATAAGCAGCAGCCCGCTCGCCGCTCGGCACTGTTCGTGTTTCACGGGGCCGAGGAACGGGGCCTGCTGGGCTCCCGCTACTACTCGGCCAAACCCACCGTGCCGCAGAAGAGCATTGTGGCCGTACTGAACGCCGAAATGATGGGCCGTAACACCCCCGATTCGGCCGCGCTACTGGGCTCCATCCCGCCCCACCTGAACTCCTCCGACTTGGTGAAAACCGCTTTGGAAGCCAACCAGCAGGGCCCGAAGTTCAAGCTGGATACCAAGTGGGACCAAGCCAGTCACCCCGAGGGCTGGTACTTCCGCTCCGACCACCTGCCCTACGCCCGCTTGGGCATTCCGGCCGTGATGTACACCTCCTGGCTCCACCCCGATTATCACACGCCCAAGGACGAAGCCAGCCGCATCGACTACGGCAAGCTCCTGCGCATGACGCAGTGGATGTACCTCACCGGCTGGGCCGTGGCCAACCGCCCCACCTCACCCGCCCGGGAACCCGGCTTCAAGCTGGAACGATAA
- a CDS encoding FUSC family protein produces the protein MSGFNFRSLRYFFSGQEFSDGVRTTLSILLPGLVLGWHGDLNTGLTMSLGAVCVSLTDIPGPPAHKRNGMLAATVLTGLMALLTGFLGPYPWLLGLMVVSVSFIFTLLLAYGNRAGAVGTAGLLIMILMLDRPLAPAEVLPHAGLVVMGGLWYAGIAGLLNQLRPYRVAQQALGDAIRSVADFLRLKAEFYRTGTNLEADYRRLVAQQVTVSEKQDAVREILFKTRQLIKESTGTGRRLVLTFVDLVDLYEQITITYYDYADLHRRFEPTGILDAVASEIEELAAELESIGFAIQANHGYTARRDLLAGLDRIKTRIDALEDPTRPGHTLMLKKILVNLRNLVLRLQDILAYFDANAPAASGRELEFGRFVAHQSFDFKQLRDHLTLHSGVFRHSVRMLVACLIGFLITKVLPGHHSYWVLMTITYMLKPAFSLTKQRNVQRVLGTLAGGVLGACILWIIPDRMVLLALMVVFMVVSYSFVRINYLVTVTFMTPFILILFSFLGLGYVQVVEERVFDTVLGCFIAFTVGYVLFPRWESDQLQDYLKAVLRANLQYLRTLQEVLIGSPVALVDYKLARKEVYVSSANLGAAFQRMMSEPRGKQHRPTEVHEFVVLNHILSSNVASITTSLLNGETRPALPAAGLKSLRHAQQSLHRSLHRLDPQEPESMPTDLPVPAPTHLPDAQLGEQLEFIQKVSSDINKVTEAVLK, from the coding sequence ATGTCTGGTTTCAATTTCCGCTCCCTTCGCTACTTCTTCTCCGGCCAGGAATTCTCTGATGGCGTGCGCACCACGCTGTCCATTTTGTTGCCGGGGCTGGTTTTGGGCTGGCACGGCGACCTGAACACCGGCCTCACCATGTCGCTCGGGGCGGTGTGCGTGAGCCTGACCGATATACCCGGACCGCCCGCGCACAAGCGCAACGGCATGCTGGCCGCTACCGTCCTGACGGGCCTAATGGCCCTACTGACCGGCTTTCTGGGGCCGTATCCGTGGCTGCTGGGGCTGATGGTGGTGAGTGTGAGCTTCATTTTTACCTTGCTGCTGGCCTATGGTAACCGGGCCGGCGCGGTGGGTACCGCCGGTTTGCTGATCATGATTTTGATGCTGGACCGACCACTGGCCCCGGCTGAAGTGCTGCCTCACGCCGGCTTGGTGGTGATGGGTGGCCTCTGGTATGCCGGTATTGCGGGGCTGCTCAACCAACTGCGGCCCTATCGCGTGGCCCAGCAGGCCCTTGGCGACGCCATCCGATCCGTGGCGGATTTTCTGCGCCTCAAGGCCGAGTTCTACCGCACCGGCACCAACCTGGAGGCCGATTACCGCCGCTTGGTGGCCCAGCAGGTAACCGTGAGTGAGAAGCAGGATGCCGTGCGCGAAATTCTGTTCAAAACCCGCCAGCTCATCAAGGAATCCACCGGTACGGGGCGACGGCTGGTACTCACGTTCGTGGATCTGGTAGACCTCTACGAGCAGATTACCATCACCTACTACGACTACGCCGATCTGCACCGCCGCTTCGAGCCTACCGGGATTCTCGATGCCGTGGCGAGTGAAATAGAAGAGCTGGCGGCTGAGCTGGAAAGCATCGGCTTCGCCATTCAGGCCAACCACGGCTACACCGCCCGCCGCGACCTGCTGGCCGGTCTGGACCGCATAAAAACCCGCATTGATGCGCTGGAAGACCCTACGCGGCCCGGCCATACGCTCATGCTCAAGAAGATTCTGGTGAACCTGCGCAACCTCGTGCTGCGCCTCCAGGATATTCTGGCTTATTTCGACGCCAACGCGCCGGCTGCCTCGGGGCGGGAGCTGGAGTTTGGCCGGTTCGTGGCCCACCAGAGCTTCGACTTTAAGCAGCTGCGCGACCATCTGACGCTGCACTCAGGCGTTTTCCGTCATTCCGTACGCATGCTGGTAGCCTGTCTGATCGGGTTTCTGATTACCAAAGTGCTGCCCGGCCACCACAGCTACTGGGTGCTCATGACGATTACCTACATGCTCAAACCGGCCTTCAGCCTCACCAAACAGCGCAACGTACAGCGCGTACTGGGCACGCTAGCAGGCGGCGTGCTGGGGGCCTGCATCCTATGGATCATTCCCGACCGAATGGTGCTGCTGGCCCTGATGGTGGTGTTTATGGTGGTGTCGTACAGCTTTGTGCGCATCAATTATCTGGTCACCGTCACGTTCATGACGCCCTTTATTCTCATCCTGTTTAGCTTTCTGGGGCTGGGTTATGTACAGGTGGTGGAGGAGCGGGTGTTTGATACCGTATTGGGGTGCTTCATTGCCTTCACCGTGGGCTATGTGCTGTTTCCAAGGTGGGAATCCGACCAGTTGCAGGATTATCTGAAGGCTGTGCTGCGGGCCAATCTACAATACCTGCGCACCTTGCAGGAGGTCCTGATTGGCTCCCCGGTGGCCCTGGTTGATTATAAGCTGGCCCGCAAGGAAGTGTACGTATCGTCGGCTAACCTGGGCGCGGCCTTTCAGCGTATGATGTCGGAGCCCCGGGGCAAGCAGCACCGGCCCACGGAGGTACACGAATTTGTGGTGCTCAACCACATCCTGTCGTCCAACGTGGCCTCCATTACTACCTCTTTGCTCAATGGCGAAACCCGGCCGGCCCTGCCCGCTGCCGGCCTCAAGAGCCTGCGCCACGCGCAACAGTCGCTACACCGCAGCTTGCACCGCCTTGATCCGCAGGAGCCCGAAAGCATGCCTACTGACCTTCCCGTGCCCGCTCCCACGCATCTGCCCGACGCGCAGCTGGGGGAGCAGCTGGAGTTCATCCAAAAAGTAAGCAGCGACATCAACAAAGTCACGGAAGCCGTGCTAAAATAG
- a CDS encoding MutS-related protein — MPVSAEFRKLTVAPAELFRENLTHHTERETYFAGRHRLVALVRLLVFGGAVVGAWVLFSAGATLAGFGVILAAYLAFLGLVQWHRKVGYQREHHRLLAQLNRDELARLEGKLSGFDPGLRYLDAQHPYAADLDVFGTHSVFQLLNRSTSRLGQDWLAGWLLAPAAPAAVRERQQAAAELALDVVWQQEWQARARHYPRQERDPREFAGWLRTPDFFASRAWLLPLLVVLPVLAVGAVLAAFNGYSNLWLVLLALPAALNARFAAIRADYYQQATTMRDALRAAHDQLALFEAGEWQSPALRRLHRVLHDTGGTAAARLLKQLAAVAGWFSARQNPAVAGVLNTLLLWDLWGIWQLERWKRRLQGGLEPLLEAAAELDALVSLAAFRAANPTFAEPDVTAPALTLEATQLGHPLLFGGEGVRNDFQTAGAGQTVVVTGSNMAGKSTFLRTVGLNLVLAQAGAVVPAAALRCGPAQVFTAMRTNDNLAESTSSFYAELKRLRLLLDLTESNPEKPAATSQYPVFYLLDEILKGTNSEDRHRGARALVYQLRQRPASGLISTHDLELAALETDLPENVRNVSFNSYLNPDGTLRFDYQLTPGMCRSFNASQLMRLMGIVVE; from the coding sequence GTGCCCGTTTCTGCCGAATTCCGCAAGCTTACCGTTGCTCCCGCCGAGCTGTTCCGGGAAAACCTGACCCACCACACCGAGCGGGAAACCTACTTTGCCGGTCGGCACCGGCTGGTGGCGTTGGTGCGGCTGCTGGTATTTGGTGGGGCGGTTGTGGGGGCCTGGGTACTGTTCAGTGCCGGCGCAACCCTGGCCGGCTTCGGGGTAATATTAGCCGCATACCTGGCGTTTCTGGGGTTGGTGCAGTGGCACCGCAAAGTGGGCTATCAGCGGGAGCATCACCGGCTTCTGGCTCAACTCAACCGCGACGAGCTGGCCCGGTTGGAAGGCAAACTTAGCGGCTTCGACCCCGGCCTGCGCTATCTGGATGCCCAGCACCCTTACGCCGCCGACCTGGACGTATTCGGGACGCATTCGGTATTTCAGCTGCTGAACCGTAGTACCTCGCGGCTGGGCCAAGACTGGCTGGCCGGCTGGTTGCTGGCCCCGGCCGCGCCGGCGGCCGTGCGCGAGCGGCAGCAGGCTGCCGCTGAGCTGGCCCTTGATGTAGTCTGGCAGCAGGAATGGCAGGCCCGAGCCCGCCATTATCCCCGCCAGGAGCGGGACCCGCGCGAGTTTGCCGGCTGGCTGCGCACTCCTGATTTCTTTGCTTCCCGTGCGTGGTTGCTGCCATTACTGGTAGTATTGCCCGTACTGGCGGTAGGGGCGGTGCTGGCGGCTTTCAACGGCTATAGCAACCTCTGGCTGGTACTATTGGCTCTGCCCGCTGCCTTAAATGCTCGCTTCGCCGCTATTCGGGCCGACTATTACCAGCAGGCCACCACCATGCGCGACGCTTTGCGCGCCGCTCACGACCAACTGGCACTGTTTGAAGCCGGTGAGTGGCAAAGCCCTGCGCTGCGTCGCCTGCACCGGGTACTACATGATACCGGTGGCACGGCTGCCGCCCGGTTACTGAAGCAGCTGGCTGCCGTGGCGGGGTGGTTCTCGGCCCGCCAGAACCCGGCCGTAGCGGGCGTACTGAACACGCTGCTGCTATGGGACCTGTGGGGCATATGGCAGCTGGAACGCTGGAAACGCCGGTTGCAGGGCGGCCTGGAGCCGCTGCTGGAAGCCGCCGCCGAGCTAGACGCGCTGGTGAGTCTGGCCGCGTTCCGGGCTGCTAACCCGACCTTCGCCGAGCCCGACGTAACCGCCCCGGCCCTGACGCTGGAAGCTACCCAGCTGGGCCATCCGTTGCTGTTCGGGGGTGAGGGTGTCCGCAACGACTTTCAAACGGCCGGAGCCGGTCAGACGGTGGTCGTGACGGGCTCCAACATGGCCGGTAAAAGCACGTTTCTGCGCACGGTAGGGCTGAATTTGGTGCTGGCTCAGGCTGGAGCAGTGGTTCCGGCTGCCGCGCTGCGCTGCGGCCCGGCCCAGGTGTTCACGGCTATGCGTACCAACGATAATCTGGCCGAAAGCACTTCCTCCTTCTATGCCGAGCTGAAGCGCCTGCGCCTGCTGCTGGACCTGACGGAAAGCAACCCCGAAAAACCAGCAGCCACCAGCCAATACCCGGTTTTCTACCTGCTCGATGAGATTCTGAAGGGAACCAACTCCGAAGACCGGCACCGGGGCGCGCGGGCCCTGGTGTACCAGCTGCGGCAGCGGCCCGCCAGCGGCCTCATCAGTACCCACGACCTAGAGCTGGCCGCGCTGGAAACCGACCTGCCTGAGAACGTGCGCAACGTGAGCTTCAACAGCTACCTGAACCCCGACGGGACGTTGCGCTTCGACTACCAGCTCACGCCGGGCATGTGTCGCTCTTTCAATGCCAGCCAACTGATGCGCCTGATGGGGATTGTGGTGGAATAA
- a CDS encoding bestrophin family protein — translation MYIRENLRWHIIWKLGWKSIVIFTVYSALVCLVYGPLNIHAVAIPWQPVATLGTAVAFYIGFKNNGSYDRFWEGRQLWGGIVNSSRTTAVQILEFVTSVVDAPGVDAPAASAEELTQRHRRMVYRQIAWCNALRIHLRRQPEQWDAAVAPFLEEEESEKLRQMANPPAQIIRQQAAALRKLREERGLLNDFQHVTMMNTLEVLYNLQGGCERIKNTPFPRQYAFFSMVFVYLFTAMMPLGLVTEFAKMGTSHIWLTVPFSVVVSWVFATIETVGHSSENPFENNMNDVSMTAICRSIEIDLRQMLGETEVPPKLDPVEDILY, via the coding sequence GTGTACATCCGCGAAAACCTCCGTTGGCATATAATCTGGAAACTCGGCTGGAAATCCATTGTCATCTTTACGGTGTACAGCGCGTTGGTTTGCCTGGTGTACGGGCCACTGAATATTCACGCGGTGGCTATTCCGTGGCAACCGGTGGCTACGCTGGGTACTGCCGTGGCCTTCTACATTGGCTTTAAAAACAACGGCTCCTACGACCGTTTCTGGGAAGGTCGGCAGCTTTGGGGCGGCATCGTGAACAGCAGCCGCACCACGGCCGTCCAGATTCTGGAATTTGTTACCTCCGTGGTGGATGCTCCTGGGGTAGACGCCCCGGCTGCCTCGGCCGAGGAACTGACCCAGCGGCACCGGCGCATGGTGTATCGCCAGATTGCCTGGTGCAACGCTTTGCGTATTCATCTGCGCCGTCAGCCCGAGCAGTGGGACGCGGCCGTAGCCCCTTTCCTGGAAGAAGAAGAGTCGGAAAAGCTCCGCCAGATGGCTAATCCGCCCGCGCAGATTATCCGGCAGCAGGCAGCGGCTTTGCGCAAGCTACGCGAGGAGCGGGGCCTGCTCAACGACTTCCAGCACGTAACCATGATGAATACGCTGGAGGTGCTGTATAACCTGCAGGGCGGTTGCGAAAGAATAAAGAACACGCCTTTTCCACGTCAATACGCTTTTTTTAGCATGGTATTCGTGTACCTGTTTACAGCTATGATGCCGCTGGGTCTCGTGACGGAATTCGCCAAGATGGGCACGAGCCACATCTGGCTGACGGTACCGTTTTCGGTGGTGGTATCCTGGGTGTTTGCCACCATCGAAACGGTGGGTCACAGCAGCGAGAATCCGTTTGAAAACAATATGAACGACGTGTCGATGACGGCCATCTGCCGCAGCATCGAAATCGACCTGCGCCAGATGCTGGGCGAAACCGAAGTGCCGCCCAAGCTGGACCCGGTAGAGGATATCCTGTATTAA
- a CDS encoding TonB-dependent receptor domain-containing protein translates to MRTTSLLLTSLLTATVPALHTTAATPSVTNGPDETGRGATLTGTVLDRTGQPVEGVLVTVADRSATTDARGSFRLYGLPAGEATVAVTGLSTKPQTQTLTLQSGQSYTLRFTLEEALRELAGITVAAKATRYAPEVDGTTVTAGKKNEIIQLDKLDANLVVNSARQVFAKVPGITVWESDGSGQQINVASRGLSPNRSWEFNTRQNGMDISSDPFGYPEAYYNPPLEAVDRIQIIRGGGSLQYGPQFGGMLNYELKHGPRDKKIEFETSNSVGNNGLVGTYNSLGGTVGKVSYFGYYQQRLGGGWRDNSEFNIRNAHVNVQFQATSKLRLGAEISHLGYEIQQPGGLTDAQFYNGNVRNSSRGRNWFSTPWTIPAFTADYQFSERTRLSLKTFGLLGERNSIGLASSVGVDKPDAVNPATGQPANRQLDRDRYRNLGSELRLLTDYGLLGQQHTLAAGVRVAAANLGRRQQGKGDTGSDFNLDLQAARYGRDLSFRTRNYAAFVENIFRLGSRFTFTPGVRYEVIDNEGRGYLSLNADGSENQIKQDSRRRVFLYGAGAELRVTDQTNLYANYSRAFRPVTFGDLTPPATSDVIDPNLKDARGYNAEVGYRGTWGKVLTFDVDAFWLNYDNRIGTIRRLVPGSTTQTQQLRTNIGTSVHKGVEAYVELDVLHALTQNFELPHLDVFVSSALVDARYTRLLTTTLANGGIQEGDLKDNRVEYAPKYTHRVGATFAHKGLSATAQLTRVSSVFADANNTVAANAAATTGRVPGYSVTDLSATYRFAKRFTVRGGLNNVFDKNYFTRRSGGYPGPGLLPADGRTWFASVGVKL, encoded by the coding sequence ATGCGAACTACGTCTCTGCTGCTCACTTCTTTGCTGACGGCCACCGTGCCGGCTCTACACACCACTGCCGCTACTCCCAGCGTTACGAACGGTCCGGACGAAACCGGCCGTGGGGCCACGCTCACCGGTACCGTGCTCGACCGCACCGGCCAGCCCGTGGAGGGCGTGCTGGTAACGGTAGCCGACCGCTCGGCCACCACCGACGCCCGCGGCAGCTTCCGCCTCTACGGCCTGCCGGCCGGCGAAGCCACCGTGGCGGTAACCGGCCTCAGCACCAAACCCCAGACGCAAACGCTCACGCTCCAGAGCGGGCAGTCCTACACCCTGCGCTTCACGCTGGAAGAAGCCCTGCGCGAGCTGGCGGGCATAACCGTTGCGGCCAAGGCCACCCGCTACGCCCCGGAAGTAGACGGCACGACGGTGACGGCCGGCAAGAAAAACGAAATCATTCAGCTGGATAAGCTCGATGCCAACCTGGTGGTGAACTCGGCCCGGCAGGTGTTTGCCAAGGTGCCCGGCATTACGGTGTGGGAGAGCGACGGCTCGGGCCAGCAGATCAACGTGGCCAGCCGTGGCCTCTCGCCCAACCGCAGCTGGGAGTTCAACACCCGCCAGAACGGGATGGACATCAGCTCCGACCCCTTCGGCTACCCCGAGGCCTACTACAACCCGCCGCTGGAGGCTGTAGACCGCATCCAGATTATCCGGGGGGGCGGCTCCTTGCAGTACGGGCCCCAGTTCGGTGGTATGCTCAACTACGAGCTCAAGCACGGACCGCGCGACAAGAAAATCGAGTTTGAAACCAGCAACTCGGTGGGCAACAACGGGCTGGTGGGCACTTACAACTCGCTGGGCGGCACGGTAGGCAAAGTGAGCTACTTTGGCTACTACCAGCAGCGCCTGGGCGGCGGCTGGCGCGACAACTCGGAGTTCAACATCCGCAACGCGCATGTGAACGTGCAGTTCCAGGCCACCAGCAAGCTGCGCCTCGGGGCCGAAATCAGCCACCTGGGCTACGAGATTCAGCAGCCCGGCGGCCTCACCGATGCCCAGTTCTACAACGGCAACGTGCGCAACAGCTCACGCGGCCGCAACTGGTTCAGCACCCCCTGGACGATTCCGGCCTTCACAGCCGACTACCAGTTCTCGGAGCGCACCCGCCTGAGCCTGAAAACCTTTGGCTTGCTAGGCGAGCGAAACTCCATTGGCCTGGCCAGCAGCGTGGGCGTGGACAAGCCCGACGCGGTGAACCCCGCCACCGGCCAGCCCGCCAACCGCCAGCTCGACCGGGACCGGTACCGCAACCTGGGCTCGGAGCTGCGCCTGCTCACCGATTACGGCCTGCTGGGCCAGCAGCACACGCTGGCCGCTGGCGTGCGCGTGGCCGCCGCCAACCTGGGCCGCCGCCAGCAGGGCAAGGGCGACACCGGCTCCGACTTCAACCTGGACCTGCAAGCCGCACGCTACGGCCGCGACCTGAGCTTCCGGACCCGCAACTACGCCGCCTTCGTGGAAAACATTTTCCGCCTGGGCTCCCGCTTCACTTTCACGCCGGGCGTGCGCTATGAGGTGATTGACAACGAAGGCCGCGGCTACCTGAGCCTGAACGCCGACGGCTCGGAAAACCAGATCAAGCAGGACTCGCGCCGCCGCGTGTTTCTGTACGGGGCCGGGGCCGAACTGCGCGTGACCGACCAGACCAACCTGTACGCCAACTATTCGCGGGCCTTCCGCCCGGTGACCTTCGGCGACCTGACCCCGCCGGCCACGTCCGACGTCATCGACCCCAACCTGAAGGATGCCCGCGGCTATAACGCCGAGGTGGGTTACCGGGGCACCTGGGGCAAGGTGCTCACCTTCGACGTGGACGCCTTCTGGCTGAACTACGACAACCGCATCGGGACCATCCGGCGGCTGGTACCGGGCAGCACTACCCAAACCCAGCAGCTGCGCACCAACATTGGCACCAGCGTACATAAGGGCGTGGAAGCCTACGTGGAGCTGGACGTACTGCACGCCCTCACCCAGAACTTTGAGCTGCCCCACCTGGACGTATTCGTTTCCTCAGCCCTGGTGGATGCCCGCTACACCCGCCTGCTGACTACTACGCTGGCTAATGGCGGTATTCAGGAAGGTGATCTGAAAGATAACCGCGTGGAGTACGCGCCCAAATACACGCACCGCGTGGGCGCTACCTTCGCTCACAAGGGCCTTTCGGCTACGGCCCAGCTCACGCGGGTTTCCAGCGTGTTTGCCGATGCCAACAACACTGTGGCCGCCAATGCTGCCGCCACCACCGGCCGCGTGCCCGGCTACTCGGTTACCGATCTGTCGGCCACCTACCGCTTCGCCAAACGCTTTACGGTGCGCGGTGGCCTCAACAACGTGTTCGACAAAAACTACTTCACCCGCCGCTCGGGTGGCTACCCCGGCCCCGGCCTGCTGCCCGCCGACGGCCGCACCTGGTTTGCCTCGGTGGGCGTGAAGCTCTAG
- a CDS encoding S9 family peptidase, protein MKRNLLTALALLPLAAAAQTGSTYTPELLWKLGRLGEMQVSPDKKTVAYTVTRYNLADNKGQSDIWLVPVAGGPARQLTNTPAVSENTLNWRPDGKLTFLSGESGTDQLYVMSPDGSGKQLLSQFSDEGLSNLKLAPKANFLLYTQDVKTGKSVQDWYPDLPKADAKIIDDLNYRHWNVWDDYKASHVFFQPLGPDGKPTGYGKDVMAGEKFDSPLQPLGGSEQINFAPDGYRLAYTSRKLTGKAEAESTNSDIFLYDVRSGQTQNLSEGLGGYDTEPTFSPDGSKVAWLSMATPGFESDRNGVVVYDFKTKEREDVTKGSEQSAANLRWSLDGKTLYFVSPLEGTEQLFSVPTKGGKVQQLSKGAFNYNSFELAGPGVAIVSKTTQASPADLVRVDLKTGRETALTTINAQELAGVKTGKTEARMVRTTDGKQMQVYVIYPPDFDPAKKYPALLYCQGGPQSPITQSFSYRWNFQLLAAQGYIVVAPNRRGLPGFGTEWNNSISGDWGGQPIQDYLSAIDNVSAEPYVDKARLGCVGASYGGYSVYLLAGKHEGRFKTFIAHCGLYNLTSWYPSTEEMFFAKHDIGAAPWETPLHKSYTDFNPQQFAKNWDTPLLVIHGGKDFRVPEGQGMEAFGTAQLRGIPSRFLYFPNEGHWIGKPQNSVLWNRVFFDWLGRTLKPETTK, encoded by the coding sequence ATGAAACGAAACCTATTGACCGCGCTGGCGCTGCTGCCGCTGGCCGCCGCTGCCCAAACCGGCAGCACCTACACCCCCGAGCTACTTTGGAAGCTGGGTCGCCTGGGCGAAATGCAGGTGTCGCCGGACAAGAAAACCGTGGCCTATACCGTCACGCGCTACAACCTGGCCGATAACAAGGGCCAGTCCGACATCTGGCTGGTGCCCGTGGCCGGCGGACCGGCCCGGCAGCTCACCAACACGCCCGCTGTATCAGAAAACACCCTGAACTGGCGGCCCGACGGCAAGCTAACCTTCCTGAGCGGGGAAAGCGGCACCGACCAGCTCTACGTGATGAGCCCCGACGGCTCGGGCAAGCAGCTGCTGAGCCAGTTTTCCGACGAGGGCCTGAGCAACCTGAAGCTGGCCCCCAAAGCCAACTTCCTACTCTACACCCAAGACGTGAAAACCGGCAAATCGGTGCAGGACTGGTACCCCGACCTGCCCAAGGCCGATGCCAAGATCATCGACGACCTGAACTACCGCCACTGGAACGTGTGGGACGACTACAAAGCCTCGCACGTGTTCTTCCAGCCCCTGGGCCCCGATGGCAAGCCCACCGGCTACGGCAAGGACGTGATGGCCGGCGAGAAGTTCGACTCGCCGCTGCAGCCACTGGGCGGCTCCGAGCAGATCAACTTCGCGCCCGACGGATACCGGCTAGCTTACACCTCGCGCAAGCTCACGGGCAAGGCCGAGGCCGAAAGCACCAACTCCGACATCTTCCTCTACGACGTACGCTCGGGCCAGACCCAAAACCTGAGCGAGGGCCTGGGCGGCTACGACACGGAGCCGACTTTCTCGCCCGATGGCTCGAAAGTAGCCTGGCTGAGCATGGCCACGCCGGGTTTTGAGTCGGACCGCAACGGCGTGGTGGTGTATGATTTCAAGACGAAGGAGCGTGAGGACGTAACGAAGGGCTCGGAGCAGAGCGCCGCCAACCTGCGCTGGAGCCTCGATGGCAAGACACTGTACTTCGTGAGCCCGCTGGAAGGCACCGAGCAGCTGTTCAGCGTACCGACCAAGGGCGGCAAGGTGCAGCAGCTCAGCAAGGGCGCATTCAACTACAACAGCTTCGAGCTGGCCGGCCCCGGCGTGGCCATCGTCAGCAAAACTACCCAGGCCAGCCCCGCCGACTTGGTGCGCGTGGACCTGAAAACCGGCCGCGAAACGGCCCTTACCACCATCAACGCGCAGGAGTTGGCCGGCGTGAAAACCGGCAAGACCGAGGCCCGCATGGTACGCACCACCGACGGCAAGCAGATGCAGGTGTACGTCATCTACCCACCCGATTTCGACCCCGCCAAGAAATACCCGGCGTTGCTGTACTGCCAGGGCGGCCCGCAGAGCCCGATTACGCAAAGCTTCTCATACCGCTGGAACTTCCAGCTGCTGGCGGCCCAGGGCTACATTGTGGTGGCGCCCAACCGCCGCGGCCTGCCCGGCTTCGGCACCGAGTGGAACAACAGCATCTCGGGCGACTGGGGCGGTCAGCCCATACAGGACTACCTCTCGGCCATTGATAACGTGAGTGCCGAGCCCTACGTGGACAAGGCCCGCCTGGGCTGCGTGGGTGCCAGCTACGGCGGCTACTCGGTGTACCTGCTGGCCGGCAAGCACGAGGGCCGCTTCAAGACGTTTATTGCCCACTGCGGCCTCTACAACCTCACCAGCTGGTACCCCAGCACCGAGGAAATGTTCTTCGCCAAGCACGACATCGGGGCCGCGCCCTGGGAAACCCCGCTGCACAAGAGCTACACCGATTTCAACCCGCAGCAGTTTGCCAAGAACTGGGATACGCCCCTGCTGGTAATTCACGGCGGCAAGGATTTCCGGGTGCCCGAGGGCCAGGGCATGGAAGCTTTTGGCACGGCGCAGCTGCGCGGTATCCCGAGCCGCTTCCTGTACTTCCCCAACGAGGGCCACTGGATTGGCAAGCCGCAGAACTCGGTGCTCTGGAACCGGGTATTCTTCGACTGGCTGGGCCGCACGCTCAAGCCGGAAACCACGAAATAA